The Polynucleobacter sp. TSB-Sco08W16 genome includes a region encoding these proteins:
- a CDS encoding CNP1-like family protein translates to MPSILRALNLYICCICTVTVLSACAGDPMESGLDPFAPMVFKEGSTKMPLNPPNPLTLQTFYVSPQTIFKFAVDTNSIMIGADGVTRYIVVLTSPNGNQQSQYEGIRCDLYQWKLYGTLENNSWRENPLGAWRDIKLHDPNRYQAALAQGAFCNFNSQEKSLRAVIQALNPSAFTGGTKPTNSFGIE, encoded by the coding sequence ATGCCTTCAATACTTCGAGCTTTGAATCTTTATATTTGCTGCATCTGTACAGTTACTGTGTTATCTGCATGCGCCGGCGATCCCATGGAAAGCGGTCTAGATCCATTTGCGCCGATGGTATTTAAGGAGGGGTCAACAAAAATGCCACTCAACCCACCTAATCCATTAACTCTACAAACGTTTTATGTATCACCGCAAACTATCTTTAAGTTTGCCGTTGATACCAATTCCATCATGATTGGCGCAGATGGCGTTACTCGATATATCGTTGTCCTTACTAGCCCAAACGGAAACCAGCAATCCCAATACGAGGGAATTCGTTGTGATTTGTATCAATGGAAACTTTACGGAACACTAGAAAACAATTCCTGGAGAGAGAATCCGCTTGGAGCCTGGAGAGATATCAAGCTGCATGACCCCAATCGCTACCAAGCTGCCCTAGCTCAAGGCGCATTTTGCAACTTCAACTCTCAAGAGAAAAGTTTGAGGGCAGTAATTCAAGCACTCAATCCAAGCGCATTTACGGGTGGTACAAAGCCAACAAACTCTTTTGGCATTGAATAA
- the rpmA gene encoding 50S ribosomal protein L27, with the protein MAQKKGGGSTRNGRDSESKRLGVKVFGGEHINAGSIIIRQRGTRVHPGANVGIGKDHTLFALIDGQVEFGVKGALKKAQVSVLPRS; encoded by the coding sequence ATGGCACAGAAAAAAGGCGGCGGCTCAACACGAAATGGCCGCGACTCAGAATCGAAACGCTTAGGCGTTAAGGTATTTGGCGGCGAGCATATTAATGCTGGCAGCATCATCATTCGTCAACGCGGCACACGTGTTCATCCAGGTGCTAACGTTGGTATTGGTAAAGATCACACTTTGTTCGCCTTAATTGACGGTCAAGTGGAATTCGGCGTTAAGGGTGCTTTGAAGAAGGCCCAAGTTTCAGTCTTGCCTCGTTCATAA
- a CDS encoding inner membrane protein YpjD has protein sequence MDILGHPAYGMLAPVLYLLLLLFLSVKAKRGEESALSAGLVQTFIFVILVVHGMELHDSVFTPQGFIFGFAQDLSLIAWVGLAFYWFQSWFLPISSLRWLAILFALVCSLLPNLFPGTLISPKAVSDPWFKGHFIVATISVGLLSLAAMHAMLMSVQDRALHRQLAIVPDSRLSHWLEDLPPLMTMESLLFNLLYVGFALLSLTVFSGLLFSQTLFGKPLVFDHKTIFALISWFLFAGLLLARWRVGLRGRAAVRWVLSAYTALLLAYVGSRFVLEVILQRV, from the coding sequence ATGGATATTTTAGGTCACCCAGCTTACGGAATGCTTGCTCCCGTACTTTATTTACTGCTATTGCTCTTTTTGAGCGTCAAAGCAAAGCGGGGCGAGGAGTCTGCGCTCTCGGCAGGACTTGTGCAAACCTTTATTTTTGTAATTTTGGTAGTTCATGGAATGGAATTACATGATTCCGTCTTTACGCCTCAAGGGTTCATATTTGGCTTTGCCCAAGATTTATCTCTCATTGCTTGGGTTGGGCTAGCTTTTTACTGGTTTCAGTCATGGTTTTTGCCTATTTCGAGCTTGCGTTGGTTGGCAATTTTATTTGCCTTGGTCTGCTCTCTGCTTCCCAACCTTTTCCCTGGCACATTGATTTCGCCAAAGGCAGTTTCTGATCCTTGGTTTAAGGGGCACTTCATCGTAGCGACGATTTCTGTTGGCTTGCTCAGCTTGGCCGCAATGCATGCCATGCTCATGAGCGTTCAAGATCGTGCACTACACCGTCAACTTGCGATTGTTCCCGATAGTCGTCTCTCTCATTGGCTTGAAGATTTACCCCCATTGATGACCATGGAGAGTTTGTTATTTAACTTGCTCTATGTTGGTTTTGCACTTTTAAGTCTGACAGTATTTTCTGGATTGCTATTTTCACAAACATTGTTCGGTAAACCCCTGGTCTTTGATCACAAGACTATTTTTGCGCTGATCTCTTGGTTCTTATTTGCCGGACTACTATTAGCGCGTTGGCGCGTTGGTTTGCGTGGCCGTGCTGCAGTGCGTTGGGTCCTAAGTGCTTACACTGCGCTACTGCTCGCTTATGTCGGTAGCCGTTTTGTATTAGAAGTGATTCTTCAAAGAGTATGA
- the ampD gene encoding 1,6-anhydro-N-acetylmuramyl-L-alanine amidase AmpD, translating into MFKWLLFLAVGYFFYLWLKKQKQVKEGLKKSSDPSPTKALEPEPMVQCQHCKVHLPRSEARVYEQRFYCSQDHLNVFDERGWIGSANWRASPNFDERPENIQPDLVVIHHISLPPGQFRSKQSSQYIIDFFQNKLDSNAHPYFAEIAGQKVSSHFLITRSGELVQFVSTQDKAWHAGISSFMGRQKCNNFSIGIELEGDGDSPFEESQYKTLTSLVKRLQASYPNLQFAGHSDIAPDRKRDPGIYFDWKKFQKETGIPEEKMPYGLIFR; encoded by the coding sequence TTGTTTAAGTGGCTTTTATTTTTAGCAGTTGGCTATTTTTTCTACCTTTGGTTGAAGAAACAAAAGCAGGTTAAAGAGGGTTTGAAAAAATCCTCTGATCCCAGTCCTACAAAGGCTCTGGAGCCAGAGCCGATGGTGCAATGCCAGCATTGCAAAGTGCATCTACCTAGATCTGAAGCTAGAGTTTATGAGCAGCGTTTTTATTGTTCGCAAGACCATCTCAATGTCTTTGATGAACGGGGATGGATTGGCTCTGCGAATTGGCGTGCTTCACCTAACTTCGATGAGAGACCAGAAAATATTCAACCTGATTTAGTGGTGATTCACCACATTAGTTTACCGCCAGGGCAATTTCGATCAAAACAATCAAGCCAATACATCATCGATTTTTTTCAGAACAAGCTTGATTCCAATGCACATCCTTATTTTGCAGAGATCGCCGGACAAAAAGTGTCTAGCCATTTTCTAATTACGCGTTCTGGTGAGTTAGTGCAGTTTGTTTCAACTCAAGATAAGGCATGGCATGCTGGCATCTCCTCCTTTATGGGAAGACAAAAATGCAATAACTTCTCTATTGGAATAGAGCTAGAGGGCGATGGAGATTCACCTTTCGAAGAATCTCAGTACAAAACTTTGACAAGTTTGGTCAAGAGGCTGCAGGCAAGTTATCCCAATCTCCAATTTGCTGGGCACAGTGACATTGCGCCCGACAGAAAAAGGGATCCTGGAATATATTTCGATTGGAAAAAGTTTCAAAAAGAGACAGGAATTCCAGAGGAAAAGATGCCCTATGGGCTGATTTTTCGATAG
- the obgE gene encoding GTPase ObgE, with the protein MKFIDEARIEVIAGQGGAGSASMRREKFIEFGGPDGGDGGKGGSVWATADRNINTLIDYRYAKTHTAKNGEPGRGADCYGRAGDDIELRMPVGTIISDYETGEPIADLTTHGERLCLAQGGVGGWGNIHFKSSTNRAPRQKTNGKPGERRKLKLELKVLADVGLLGMPNAGKSTLITAVSNARPKIADYPFTTLHPNLGVVRVGNERSFVIADIPGLIEGAAEGAGLGHRFLRHLQRTGVLLHLVDLAPFDENVDPVADAKAIVNELRKYDEALVEKPRWLVLNKVDMIPEEDRKKVVADFVKQFKWKGPVFEISALTGLGCDKLCYSLQDYLDSVRRDRDDAEERAADPRYQDQDEVKNQDKTLD; encoded by the coding sequence ATGAAATTTATAGACGAAGCACGCATTGAAGTCATAGCCGGCCAGGGTGGCGCCGGGAGCGCATCTATGCGCCGCGAAAAGTTTATTGAATTTGGCGGCCCTGATGGCGGGGATGGTGGTAAGGGTGGAAGCGTATGGGCAACTGCTGATCGCAACATCAATACGCTGATCGATTACCGCTACGCTAAAACGCATACCGCTAAAAATGGTGAGCCAGGGCGTGGCGCAGATTGCTATGGCCGCGCAGGCGATGATATTGAGTTGCGTATGCCGGTTGGTACGATTATTTCTGACTACGAAACGGGTGAGCCAATTGCTGACTTAACCACTCACGGTGAGCGCTTATGTTTGGCTCAAGGCGGTGTTGGAGGTTGGGGCAATATTCACTTTAAGAGCTCTACAAATAGAGCGCCTAGACAAAAAACAAACGGCAAACCTGGCGAGCGTCGTAAGCTCAAATTGGAGCTAAAGGTATTGGCCGATGTTGGTTTGCTCGGTATGCCTAATGCCGGTAAGTCTACTTTAATTACCGCAGTTTCTAATGCGCGACCAAAGATTGCCGACTATCCGTTTACAACACTCCACCCTAATTTAGGTGTGGTACGTGTAGGTAATGAGCGTAGCTTTGTAATTGCTGATATCCCAGGACTGATTGAGGGTGCTGCAGAAGGTGCTGGCTTGGGCCATCGTTTCTTGCGCCACTTGCAACGCACTGGCGTTCTCTTGCACTTAGTTGATTTGGCGCCATTTGATGAGAATGTGGACCCAGTGGCCGATGCTAAAGCGATCGTGAATGAATTACGTAAATATGATGAAGCTTTGGTTGAAAAGCCACGCTGGCTGGTTTTAAATAAGGTTGATATGATTCCTGAAGAGGATCGTAAAAAAGTAGTGGCTGACTTTGTGAAACAGTTCAAGTGGAAAGGCCCCGTATTTGAAATCTCGGCCTTAACTGGCTTGGGTTGCGATAAGCTCTGCTATTCCTTGCAAGACTATTTGGATTCTGTACGCCGTGATCGCGATGATGCTGAGGAGCGCGCAGCAGATCCTCGTTATCAAGATCAAGACGAAGTAAAAAACCAAGATAAGACACTAGATTAA
- a CDS encoding proline--tRNA ligase yields MKASQSFLATLKEAPSDAEVVSHKLMVRAGLIRKLSAGIYNYLPLGLKVIRKVENIIREEMNRAGAVELLMPMIQPAELWQETGRWEKMGPELLRIKDRHDRDFLIQPTSEEVITDLARNEIKSYKQLPINFYQIQTKFRDERRPRFGIMRGREFSMKDAYSFDRDIEGLKKSYQIMFDAYTRIFKRMGLKFRAVTADNGAIGGSGSQEFHVIADTGEDAIVYCPSSDYAANLEAAESLSLLAGRAAATQAMAKVPTPDKTNCTEVAKFLNIPLEKTVKSLLFAADQEKGPAKLFMLLVRGDHELNEVKASKIPGMAESRFATEAEIKQACNAPAGYLGPVGVSADVTVAADRTVANMSDFVCGANDAGHHLTGVNWGRDLPEPLVLDIRNAVVGDPSPDGKGIVDICRGIEVGHVFQLGTRYSEAMGCTYLDQQGKAQPMVMGCYGIGVTRLLGAAIEQGHDEKGIIWPISMAPFEVVICPMGYEKSEQVKAACDQLHAELLAAGIDVILDDRNERPGAMFADWELIGAPFRVVIGDRGLADSQVEFKGRTDTDSQNIALAQIKDKVITAVQAAKSTVS; encoded by the coding sequence ATGAAAGCATCACAATCATTTCTAGCCACGCTAAAAGAAGCCCCTTCTGACGCAGAGGTGGTCTCGCACAAGCTCATGGTGCGTGCAGGTTTAATTCGCAAACTGAGTGCTGGTATTTATAACTACTTGCCTCTTGGATTAAAGGTGATTCGCAAGGTGGAAAACATCATTCGCGAAGAAATGAATCGCGCTGGTGCAGTTGAATTACTCATGCCAATGATTCAGCCTGCTGAATTGTGGCAAGAGACTGGTCGTTGGGAAAAAATGGGTCCAGAGTTGCTGCGTATCAAAGATCGCCATGATCGTGATTTTTTGATTCAGCCAACCTCAGAAGAGGTGATTACTGATTTAGCTCGTAATGAAATTAAGAGCTATAAACAGTTACCAATTAATTTTTATCAAATTCAGACTAAGTTTCGCGATGAGCGTCGCCCTCGTTTTGGAATCATGCGCGGTCGCGAGTTCAGCATGAAAGATGCTTACTCATTCGATCGTGACATCGAAGGCTTGAAGAAGTCTTACCAAATCATGTTTGATGCCTATACCCGTATCTTTAAGCGCATGGGGCTGAAGTTCCGCGCAGTGACCGCTGATAATGGTGCCATCGGTGGATCAGGCAGCCAAGAGTTTCATGTGATTGCAGATACCGGTGAGGATGCCATTGTGTATTGCCCGAGCTCTGATTACGCTGCTAATTTAGAAGCTGCTGAGTCTTTGTCATTGCTGGCGGGGCGCGCTGCTGCAACTCAAGCGATGGCAAAAGTACCAACACCTGATAAGACAAATTGCACAGAGGTTGCAAAGTTTTTAAACATCCCATTAGAAAAAACAGTGAAGTCCTTGTTATTCGCTGCCGATCAAGAAAAAGGCCCAGCAAAACTCTTTATGTTGTTAGTTCGTGGTGATCATGAGCTCAATGAGGTTAAGGCTAGCAAGATCCCTGGAATGGCAGAGTCTCGCTTTGCTACTGAAGCTGAAATCAAACAAGCCTGTAACGCACCTGCTGGCTATTTAGGCCCCGTTGGCGTGAGCGCTGATGTTACTGTCGCGGCGGATCGTACCGTTGCGAATATGTCTGACTTTGTTTGTGGCGCTAATGATGCTGGCCATCATCTGACTGGTGTGAACTGGGGACGCGATTTGCCAGAACCACTTGTTTTGGATATTCGTAATGCGGTAGTTGGTGACCCTTCGCCGGACGGTAAAGGTATCGTTGATATCTGCCGTGGAATTGAAGTGGGTCATGTTTTTCAATTAGGTACGCGCTATTCAGAAGCAATGGGATGTACTTACTTGGATCAACAAGGTAAAGCGCAGCCGATGGTTATGGGTTGCTATGGCATTGGCGTTACGCGTTTACTTGGAGCGGCAATTGAACAAGGGCACGATGAGAAGGGCATTATTTGGCCAATCTCTATGGCGCCATTTGAAGTAGTCATCTGTCCAATGGGTTACGAGAAGTCAGAACAGGTCAAAGCAGCATGCGATCAATTGCATGCTGAGTTATTGGCTGCTGGCATTGATGTGATTTTGGATGATCGCAATGAGCGTCCTGGTGCAATGTTTGCTGACTGGGAGCTGATTGGCGCCCCATTCCGCGTTGTTATTGGTGATCGTGGCTTGGCTGATTCTCAAGTGGAATTTAAAGGCCGCACCGATACCGACTCACAAAATATTGCTCTGGCACAAATTAAAGACAAAGTGATTACCGCCGTTCAAGCAGCAAAGAGCACAGTGAGTTAA
- a CDS encoding ribonucleoside-diphosphate reductase subunit alpha, giving the protein MNQAPSASFVAGGVGGAQATQLSDYKIIRRNGSVVAFEPSKIAIAVTKAFLAVNGGQGAASARVREQVEQLTHSVVRALLRSRPNGGTFHIEDIQDQVELALMRSGEHNVARAYVLYREKRNQERAAQQEVSQDAQSANQAGESGIKVTDNGVEKWLDMAALRTVIEAACEGLGNHIDASPIITETIKNLYDGVPMAQVYDSAILASRTLIEKDPAYSQVTARILMHVIRKEIFGKEVLQGDTQAEYSTYFAKYINEGISAELLDPRMREFDLPRLAAALNASRDLQFNYLGLQTLYDRYFLHIEERRIEMPQAFFMRVAMGLALNEMDRERRAIEFYEILSTFDFMSSTPTLFNSATTRPQLSSCYLTTVEDDLDGIYEALKENALLSKFAGGLGNDWTNVRALGSHIKGTNGKSQGVVPFLKVVNDTAVAVNQGGKRKGAVCAYLETWHLDIEEFLELRKNTGDDRRRTHDMNTSNWIPDLFMKRVMENGDWTLFSPSNTPDLHDKFGKAFEEAYVAYEQKADRGELKPFRRIPAQQLWRKMLGMLFETGHPWITFKDPCNIRSPQQHIGVVHSSNLCTEITLNTNEDEIAVCNLGSVNLTAHMTTDANGKLVLDHEKLQRTVRTAMRMLDNVIDINYYAVAKARNSNLKHRPVGMGIMGFQDCLHMQRIPYASDEAVKFADTSMEAVCYYAYQASCELAEERGVYSTYKDSLWDRGILPQDSVALLAQERGGYVEVDNSSAMDWSGLRARIKQHGMRNSNCVAIAPTATISNIIGVSACIEPTFQNLFVKSNLSGEFTVVNEYLVRDLKDRGLWDEVMIADLKYFDGTLSKIDRIPQDLRDLYATAFEVEPSWLVEAASRRQKWIDQAQSLNIYMGGASGKKLDDTYKLAWLRGLKTTYYLRTMAATHVEKSTVASGQLNSVSSGGGVNGTDAAAANTAGAVEADGPVCTMRPGDAGFEECEACQ; this is encoded by the coding sequence ATGAATCAGGCTCCTTCTGCCAGTTTTGTGGCTGGCGGTGTTGGTGGTGCGCAAGCAACCCAATTGTCTGATTACAAAATTATTCGCCGTAATGGCTCAGTGGTGGCTTTTGAACCGTCCAAAATTGCCATTGCAGTAACAAAAGCATTCTTGGCGGTAAATGGTGGTCAAGGTGCAGCATCTGCACGAGTACGTGAGCAAGTAGAGCAACTCACCCATTCAGTCGTGCGTGCGCTCTTGCGTAGTCGTCCTAATGGCGGCACATTTCACATTGAAGATATTCAAGACCAAGTTGAATTAGCTTTGATGCGTAGTGGCGAGCACAACGTTGCACGTGCCTATGTTCTTTATCGTGAAAAGCGCAATCAAGAACGCGCTGCTCAGCAGGAAGTTTCTCAAGACGCTCAATCGGCCAATCAGGCCGGTGAGTCAGGGATTAAGGTTACCGACAATGGTGTTGAGAAGTGGCTTGACATGGCTGCTTTACGTACTGTCATTGAAGCTGCTTGTGAAGGCCTAGGCAATCATATTGACGCATCCCCAATCATTACTGAAACAATCAAAAATTTGTATGATGGCGTACCAATGGCACAAGTCTATGACTCTGCTATTTTGGCTTCCCGTACATTGATTGAAAAAGATCCTGCTTATAGCCAGGTAACTGCGCGTATCTTGATGCATGTGATCCGTAAAGAGATCTTTGGTAAGGAAGTATTGCAAGGTGATACCCAGGCTGAGTACAGCACCTATTTTGCGAAGTACATCAATGAAGGTATTTCTGCAGAATTGCTGGACCCACGTATGCGTGAGTTTGACTTGCCACGCCTAGCTGCTGCCTTGAACGCTAGTCGTGACTTGCAGTTCAACTACCTCGGTTTGCAAACTTTGTATGACCGCTACTTCTTGCACATTGAAGAGCGCCGCATTGAAATGCCGCAGGCCTTCTTTATGCGTGTTGCGATGGGCTTGGCTTTGAATGAGATGGACCGTGAGCGTCGTGCGATTGAGTTCTATGAAATCCTCTCGACATTTGATTTCATGTCCAGCACACCAACCTTGTTCAATTCAGCGACTACTCGTCCACAGCTCTCAAGCTGCTATTTGACTACTGTTGAAGATGATCTTGACGGTATTTATGAAGCATTGAAAGAAAATGCTTTGCTGTCTAAGTTTGCTGGCGGCTTGGGTAATGACTGGACCAACGTTCGTGCATTGGGTAGCCATATCAAAGGTACTAACGGTAAATCACAAGGTGTTGTGCCATTCCTTAAAGTAGTGAACGACACTGCAGTTGCTGTGAACCAAGGTGGCAAGCGAAAAGGTGCGGTTTGCGCCTACTTAGAAACCTGGCACTTGGATATTGAAGAGTTCTTGGAATTGCGTAAGAACACTGGTGATGATCGTCGCCGTACGCATGACATGAATACTTCTAACTGGATTCCCGACTTATTCATGAAGCGCGTGATGGAAAATGGTGACTGGACTCTGTTCTCACCTTCTAATACACCTGACTTACATGACAAGTTCGGTAAAGCCTTCGAAGAGGCTTATGTTGCTTACGAGCAAAAAGCCGATCGTGGTGAGTTGAAGCCATTCCGCAGAATTCCGGCGCAGCAATTGTGGCGCAAGATGCTCGGCATGTTGTTTGAAACTGGCCACCCATGGATCACTTTCAAAGATCCTTGCAATATTCGTAGCCCGCAGCAACATATTGGCGTAGTTCACTCTTCTAACTTATGTACTGAGATCACTCTCAATACCAATGAGGACGAAATTGCAGTTTGTAACTTGGGCTCTGTGAACTTGACTGCGCACATGACTACTGATGCAAACGGTAAATTGGTCTTAGATCACGAGAAGCTTCAAAGAACTGTACGTACTGCAATGCGTATGCTCGATAACGTGATTGATATCAACTACTATGCTGTTGCTAAAGCTCGCAACTCCAACCTTAAGCACCGTCCAGTCGGCATGGGCATCATGGGCTTCCAGGATTGCTTGCACATGCAACGTATTCCTTACGCTAGCGATGAGGCTGTGAAGTTTGCTGACACCTCAATGGAAGCGGTTTGTTACTACGCTTACCAGGCTTCTTGTGAGCTAGCTGAAGAGCGTGGTGTTTACAGCACCTACAAAGATTCCTTATGGGATCGCGGCATCCTCCCGCAAGACTCAGTAGCATTGTTGGCTCAGGAGCGTGGTGGCTATGTAGAAGTAGATAATTCATCCGCCATGGATTGGAGTGGTTTGCGTGCTCGTATCAAGCAACACGGTATGCGTAACTCCAATTGCGTAGCAATTGCCCCAACCGCAACTATTTCAAACATTATTGGTGTTTCAGCCTGTATCGAGCCAACATTCCAGAACTTATTCGTGAAATCCAACCTTTCAGGCGAGTTCACAGTAGTAAATGAGTACTTGGTGCGTGATTTGAAAGACCGCGGCTTGTGGGACGAAGTGATGATTGCTGACTTGAAGTACTTTGATGGCACTTTGTCTAAGATCGATCGCATTCCTCAAGATTTACGTGATTTGTATGCAACCGCTTTTGAGGTGGAGCCAAGCTGGTTGGTTGAGGCAGCCTCCCGTCGTCAGAAGTGGATTGACCAAGCTCAGTCATTGAATATCTACATGGGCGGTGCATCCGGCAAGAAATTGGATGACACTTACAAGTTGGCATGGTTGCGTGGCTTGAAAACCACCTATTACCTCCGTACTATGGCTGCAACTCACGTTGAGAAATCAACCGTTGCTAGCGGTCAGTTGAACTCGGTATCCAGTGGCGGCGGGGTAAATGGCACGGATGCGGCTGCAGCAAATACTGCTGGCGCAGTAGAAGCCGATGGCCCAGTTTGCACAATGCGCCCAGGCGATGCTGGATTTGAAGAATGTGAAGCGTGCCAATAA
- the ffh gene encoding signal recognition particle protein, producing the protein MLENLTDRLSRVVKTMRGQARLTEANTAEMLREIRLALLEADVALPVVKSLLEQIKFKALGEEVVGSLSPGQALVGVVQRELAQVMTGESKQSGELNLATQPPAVILMAGLQGAGKTTSVGKLAKWLQEKKKKKVLTVSCDVYRPAAIEQLEMVTKQVGAEFFPSNVNQKPNDIATAALDWARRHYFDVVIVDTAGRLGIDEALMQEIKTLHASLNPIETLFVVDAMLGQDAVNTAKAFHEALPLTGVILTKLDGDSRGGAALSVRQVTGVPLKFIGVAEKMDGLEAFDAERMANRILGMGDILALVEQAQQHVDVAKAEKLASKISKGGFDLEDFRDQLMQMQQMGGMASLMDKLPSQVAQAASKANLSNADKQTKRMRGIIDSMTPRERTKPELLKASRKRRIAAGAGVEVQEVNRLLAQFEQMQTMMKQFKGGKMARTMAAMAAKGAAKGIGGLFKK; encoded by the coding sequence ATGCTAGAAAACCTCACCGATCGTCTATCTCGCGTTGTTAAAACAATGCGGGGGCAAGCCCGCCTTACCGAGGCGAATACCGCAGAAATGCTGCGGGAGATTCGTTTGGCCCTGCTGGAGGCCGATGTAGCACTCCCCGTTGTTAAATCTCTCCTAGAGCAAATTAAATTTAAAGCCCTAGGCGAAGAGGTTGTAGGTAGCCTCAGTCCAGGCCAAGCACTTGTTGGTGTGGTGCAGCGCGAACTAGCTCAAGTGATGACGGGCGAAAGCAAGCAAAGCGGTGAGCTCAACCTAGCAACTCAGCCACCCGCAGTGATTCTGATGGCAGGTTTACAGGGTGCCGGTAAAACCACCTCAGTCGGTAAATTAGCTAAGTGGTTACAGGAAAAAAAGAAAAAGAAAGTGCTCACAGTTTCTTGTGACGTTTATCGCCCTGCCGCTATTGAGCAGCTAGAGATGGTGACCAAACAGGTTGGTGCAGAGTTTTTCCCAAGCAACGTTAATCAAAAGCCTAACGATATTGCAACTGCCGCCTTAGATTGGGCACGTCGTCATTATTTTGATGTGGTGATTGTTGACACAGCAGGTCGCCTGGGAATTGATGAAGCGCTCATGCAAGAAATCAAAACTTTGCATGCCAGCTTAAACCCAATCGAGACCTTATTCGTAGTAGATGCAATGCTTGGTCAAGATGCCGTTAATACCGCCAAAGCCTTCCATGAAGCGCTCCCCCTAACTGGCGTCATCCTCACTAAGCTAGATGGGGATTCACGCGGGGGTGCCGCTTTATCTGTTCGTCAAGTTACGGGTGTGCCACTCAAATTTATTGGTGTGGCCGAGAAGATGGATGGCTTGGAAGCGTTCGATGCAGAGCGTATGGCCAACCGCATCTTGGGTATGGGCGATATTCTGGCTTTGGTTGAACAAGCACAACAACATGTAGATGTTGCTAAAGCAGAAAAATTAGCTAGCAAGATTTCTAAGGGCGGATTTGATCTGGAAGACTTTCGGGATCAACTCATGCAAATGCAACAAATGGGTGGCATGGCAAGTTTGATGGACAAGCTACCTAGCCAGGTGGCTCAAGCTGCGTCTAAAGCAAATCTGAGCAACGCAGACAAACAAACTAAACGCATGCGTGGAATCATTGATAGCATGACACCACGTGAGCGGACGAAACCTGAGCTGCTAAAGGCAAGTCGCAAGCGTCGCATCGCTGCGGGCGCTGGCGTAGAGGTACAAGAAGTCAATCGCCTACTCGCACAATTTGAGCAAATGCAAACCATGATGAAGCAATTCAAAGGCGGAAAAATGGCGCGCACTATGGCTGCAATGGCTGCCAAAGGAGCCGCCAAAGGCATTGGCGGACTCTTTAAAAAATAA
- the rplU gene encoding 50S ribosomal protein L21: MYAVIKTGGKQYKVAAGEKLKIEQIPAEIGSEITLDQVLAVGEGASLKLGDPLVNGAAVMATVVSQGRHDKVTIFKMRRRKHYQKHQGHRQNFTEILINTIKA; the protein is encoded by the coding sequence ATGTACGCGGTCATAAAAACCGGTGGCAAACAATATAAAGTTGCTGCAGGCGAAAAATTGAAAATAGAACAGATACCAGCGGAAATCGGCAGCGAAATCACTCTTGACCAAGTCCTCGCCGTTGGCGAAGGCGCTTCACTGAAATTAGGTGATCCATTGGTTAATGGTGCAGCTGTGATGGCCACTGTCGTCTCCCAGGGACGTCACGATAAAGTGACAATCTTTAAGATGCGCCGTCGCAAGCATTATCAAAAGCACCAAGGCCATCGTCAGAATTTCACTGAAATTTTGATCAACACGATTAAAGCCTAA
- a CDS encoding RNA pyrophosphohydrolase, whose amino-acid sequence MLDREGYRPNVGIVLLNSRNEVFWGKRVGQHSWQFPQGGIAHGESPEQAMYRELHEEVGLLPEHVQIIGRTRDWLRYDVPEEYLRRQHATRIHRAAYRGQKQIWFLLRLVGLDSDIQLRATEHPEFDAWRWVPFWIELDAVIGFKREVYQLALSELARYLAKGVRMQQLAWGTPLDLLQSFYSIGDESPQESTKSDKPK is encoded by the coding sequence ATGCTTGACCGTGAAGGGTATAGACCCAATGTCGGCATTGTCCTCCTTAACAGCCGTAACGAGGTTTTCTGGGGAAAACGCGTTGGGCAGCATTCGTGGCAGTTCCCGCAGGGCGGGATAGCTCATGGCGAAAGCCCTGAACAAGCAATGTACCGCGAATTGCATGAAGAGGTTGGCTTGCTGCCGGAACATGTCCAAATTATTGGACGAACCAGGGACTGGCTCCGCTACGACGTCCCTGAGGAGTACTTACGTCGCCAACATGCAACTAGGATTCACCGTGCAGCCTATCGAGGTCAAAAACAAATCTGGTTTTTACTGCGCTTAGTAGGGCTAGATAGCGACATTCAATTACGAGCTACCGAGCATCCAGAATTTGATGCATGGCGTTGGGTTCCATTCTGGATCGAGCTTGATGCTGTAATTGGCTTTAAGCGAGAAGTCTATCAACTGGCTTTATCCGAACTGGCGCGCTACCTTGCAAAAGGCGTGCGGATGCAGCAACTTGCGTGGGGAACCCCTCTTGATTTACTTCAATCCTTTTACTCCATAGGCGATGAAAGCCCCCAAGAATCAACTAAATCGGATAAACCAAAATAA